In Spirochaetales bacterium, the following proteins share a genomic window:
- a CDS encoding glycosyltransferase: protein MAAERKTSPLVSVIIPTFNRLAFLEEAVKSVENQTSRDWELIIVDDGSNDGTIEYARATGHTLISRRHSGRPGLLRNIGIRAAKGAYVAFLDSDDLWKPEKCGKQLSFFSSHPHSVICHTREIWLRNGNIISQKGQTHKRSGRIFGDALKKCIIGPSTVMINREALIREGMFHEDIEIAEDYELWLRITTHHEVGYIDEPLVIKRGGHPDQLSEKYGHIEYFRIRALRIFLDTARISDEQRRLAEKELSRKCRIYARGCRKRGKHDEYEYYIGLAGTIENKKRLPS, encoded by the coding sequence ATGGCGGCTGAGCGTAAAACATCGCCCCTTGTTTCCGTCATAATCCCGACGTTCAACCGCCTCGCTTTTCTCGAGGAAGCCGTAAAATCCGTCGAGAACCAGACCTCGCGTGACTGGGAACTTATCATTGTCGACGACGGCTCCAATGACGGAACAATCGAATACGCGAGGGCAACCGGTCATACATTGATTTCCCGGCGCCATTCGGGGCGGCCCGGTCTTCTCAGGAACATCGGGATTCGCGCTGCAAAGGGCGCCTATGTCGCGTTTCTCGACTCGGATGATCTGTGGAAACCGGAAAAATGCGGAAAACAGCTTTCATTTTTTTCATCACACCCCCACAGCGTGATCTGTCATACCCGTGAAATCTGGCTCAGAAACGGGAACATCATTTCCCAGAAAGGCCAGACACACAAACGGAGCGGCCGCATTTTCGGAGACGCGCTGAAAAAATGTATTATCGGGCCTTCGACGGTGATGATAAACCGCGAGGCCCTTATCCGTGAGGGGATGTTTCATGAGGATATCGAAATCGCAGAGGATTACGAACTCTGGTTGAGAATAACCACTCATCATGAAGTCGGATATATCGACGAACCGCTTGTGATCAAACGGGGAGGACATCCGGATCAGCTTTCGGAAAAATACGGTCACATTGAATATTTCAGGATCCGCGCTCTCCGGATTTTCCTGGATACAGCGCGGATTTCGGACGAACAACGCCGCCTCGCGGAAAAAGAACTCTCAAGAAAATGCAGGATTTATGCCCGGGGGTGTCGAAAAAGGGGGAAACACGATGAATATGAATATTACATCGGTCTTGCCGGTACTATTGAAAATAAAAAAAGACTCCCATCCTGA
- a CDS encoding glycoside hydrolase family 5 protein, giving the protein MDILSVNKDVIVDNRGKEVRLRGYCIGGWMNMENFINGYPGAECDLRRIMGDIIGPSKAAFFFERLLHHFFREEDIMFIKECGFNTVRLPVNYRHFETDIEPFVYNDAGFGLLDTALGWCEKHGVYAIIDLHAVQGWQNSDWHCDNSSRHSFFWTHAHFQDRFAALWEEFARRYKGKGVVAGYNIMNEPQTGAPGGRFGIPYTSDFPLINGLYKKAVTAIRRIDPHHIIFLEGDRFSRLFKGFDPPFAENLVYSSHNYNDAGFGPGPYPGEICGKKWDREKEVEMFHKEEGTQFCMQHNVPLWVGEFGSVYNGKEEEIPDRLRAMEDQIGVFEEYGAHWTAWTYKDVGTMGLLTLDPESSYMRRIESILRAKRELTTDFWMRWIPPGKARRALDEVADIGADVLDIPETQRREFRGFLAQAALSGYMSGRMQFVYAGMFKNLSETEIDRVLSSFDIESCRKNEPLLGIMKKFCHGG; this is encoded by the coding sequence ATGGATATACTATCGGTCAATAAAGACGTGATTGTCGATAACAGGGGAAAAGAGGTACGGCTTCGCGGTTATTGTATCGGCGGGTGGATGAATATGGAAAACTTCATCAACGGGTATCCGGGCGCCGAGTGCGACCTGCGCAGGATAATGGGGGACATCATCGGGCCCTCGAAAGCGGCTTTCTTTTTTGAACGCCTTCTCCATCACTTTTTCAGGGAAGAGGATATCATGTTCATCAAGGAATGCGGCTTCAATACGGTCCGGCTTCCCGTCAATTACCGTCATTTTGAAACGGACATCGAGCCTTTTGTTTATAACGACGCCGGATTCGGCCTTCTCGATACCGCACTCGGATGGTGCGAAAAACACGGGGTATATGCGATCATCGATCTTCACGCGGTCCAGGGGTGGCAAAACTCCGACTGGCACTGCGACAATTCAAGCCGCCATTCCTTTTTCTGGACGCACGCGCACTTTCAGGACCGGTTCGCCGCGCTGTGGGAGGAATTCGCGCGGCGGTACAAAGGCAAAGGAGTCGTCGCGGGCTATAATATCATGAACGAACCCCAGACGGGCGCGCCCGGAGGGCGGTTCGGGATTCCCTACACATCCGATTTTCCCCTCATCAACGGCCTTTACAAAAAAGCCGTGACCGCGATACGGCGGATCGATCCGCACCATATCATTTTTTTGGAAGGCGACCGCTTTTCACGGCTTTTCAAGGGTTTCGATCCTCCTTTTGCCGAAAACCTCGTTTATTCGAGTCACAATTACAATGACGCCGGTTTCGGGCCGGGGCCGTATCCGGGCGAAATCTGCGGGAAAAAATGGGACAGGGAAAAAGAGGTGGAAATGTTTCACAAGGAAGAGGGAACACAATTCTGCATGCAGCACAACGTCCCCCTCTGGGTCGGAGAGTTCGGTTCCGTGTACAATGGGAAGGAGGAAGAAATCCCCGACCGGCTTCGCGCGATGGAGGATCAGATCGGCGTATTCGAAGAATACGGCGCTCACTGGACCGCATGGACATACAAGGACGTGGGAACCATGGGCCTTTTAACCCTCGACCCGGAATCCTCATATATGAGGAGGATCGAAAGCATCCTGCGGGCTAAACGTGAACTGACAACGGATTTCTGGATGCGCTGGATTCCGCCGGGAAAAGCGCGCAGGGCACTCGATGAAGTCGCGGATATCGGGGCGGATGTGCTCGATATTCCGGAAACACAACGCCGGGAGTTCAGGGGATTTCTGGCACAGGCGGCGCTTTCAGGGTACATGAGCGGGCGTATGCAGTTTGTTTACGCCGGGATGTTCAAAAACCTCTCCGAAACGGAAATCGACCGGGTGCTTTCATCATTCGATATCGAATCCTGCCGGAAGAACGAACCCCTTCTTGGCATCATGAAAAAATTTTGCCATGGCGGCTGA
- a CDS encoding response regulator transcription factor: MAIRILIVDDHKIMCDGLKSLIDRHDGMEVIGTTTNGRDAVSLTLELKPDIVIMDVLIPEFDGIEASKKILEKSPETKIIALSMYSHKHYLTAMLEAGVAGYVVKGCSFDELVSAITSVHSGGTYLSDEIAKTVIKGYVNTMSHQKTIGELLTEKECAVLKLIADGKKTKAIADEMDISVKTVETYRRQLMQKLEIETVADLVKYAIKEGFTSISE, encoded by the coding sequence ATGGCCATAAGAATCCTGATCGTCGACGATCATAAAATCATGTGCGACGGACTCAAATCACTCATCGACAGGCACGACGGAATGGAAGTGATCGGGACGACGACGAACGGACGGGATGCGGTTTCCCTCACCCTCGAACTGAAACCGGATATCGTCATCATGGATGTCCTCATTCCGGAATTCGACGGCATCGAGGCGAGCAAAAAAATTCTCGAAAAATCGCCCGAAACGAAAATAATCGCGCTTTCGATGTATTCCCACAAACACTACCTCACCGCCATGCTCGAGGCGGGGGTGGCGGGTTATGTGGTGAAGGGCTGTTCTTTCGATGAACTCGTCTCGGCGATTACCTCCGTGCATTCAGGCGGCACCTATTTGAGCGACGAAATCGCGAAAACCGTAATCAAAGGCTATGTGAACACCATGTCGCACCAAAAGACCATCGGTGAACTGCTTACCGAAAAGGAATGCGCGGTCCTGAAGCTGATCGCGGACGGGAAAAAGACCAAAGCGATCGCGGATGAAATGGATATCAGCGTAAAAACAGTCGAAACCTACCGGAGGCAACTCATGCAAAAACTGGAAATCGAAACGGTCGCGGATCTCGTCAAATACGCGATCAAGGAAGGATTCACCTCGATCTCAGAATAA